In the bacterium genome, one interval contains:
- the sucC gene encoding ADP-forming succinate--CoA ligase subunit beta produces the protein MNLHEYQAKDFLGKFGLPVNPGFLCYTPREVKKAAVNLGGGLTVVKAQIHAGGRGKGGGVKLAKTPNEAFSLGEKIIGMTLVSPQTGPQGRLVRKVWVEKASDIKREFYLSLIMNRESTCVSFIISAEGGMEIEEIAHKNPEKVLTVNVLPETGLQDFHIRSIGQFLKLDKDLQKKLTPVVKNLYRAFLELDCSMLEINPLIETTEGNFICLDAKMALDDNALYRQKDGFDRLDYDEIDEREIRAGELGINYIALDGNIGCMVNGAGLAMATMDIIKQAGGSPANFLDVGGGATKEMVTEAFKLILSDSSVKGILVNIFGGIMRCDVIAGGIIEAAKELSIKVPLVVRLKGTNVDIGKKMLADSGLKIIPADDMADAAKKIVAEVAKG, from the coding sequence ATGAATTTACATGAGTATCAAGCCAAGGATTTTTTAGGAAAATTTGGATTACCAGTTAATCCAGGATTTCTTTGTTATACGCCGCGAGAAGTTAAAAAGGCGGCGGTTAATTTAGGTGGCGGACTGACTGTGGTCAAAGCCCAAATTCACGCTGGTGGTCGTGGAAAGGGTGGCGGTGTTAAACTTGCCAAAACTCCTAACGAGGCTTTCAGTTTAGGTGAAAAAATTATCGGCATGACTCTAGTCTCTCCACAAACTGGTCCACAAGGTCGCTTAGTGCGCAAGGTTTGGGTCGAAAAAGCTTCGGATATCAAACGTGAGTTTTATCTCAGTTTGATTATGAACCGTGAAAGTACTTGTGTTTCATTTATCATCAGCGCCGAAGGCGGAATGGAGATTGAGGAAATCGCCCACAAAAATCCAGAAAAAGTTTTGACAGTGAACGTGCTTCCCGAAACGGGCCTACAGGATTTCCATATCCGCTCGATTGGTCAGTTCTTAAAGCTTGATAAGGATTTGCAAAAGAAATTAACGCCGGTTGTAAAAAACCTCTATCGTGCATTTCTCGAGCTTGATTGTTCGATGCTAGAAATTAATCCCTTGATTGAAACTACGGAAGGAAATTTCATTTGTCTTGATGCTAAAATGGCACTCGACGATAACGCTTTGTATCGCCAAAAGGATGGCTTTGATCGCCTCGATTATGATGAAATCGATGAGCGTGAAATCCGCGCCGGCGAACTAGGCATTAACTATATCGCTTTAGATGGCAACATCGGTTGTATGGTAAATGGCGCAGGCTTAGCGATGGCAACCATGGACATCATCAAGCAGGCTGGCGGTTCACCAGCTAACTTCCTCGATGTCGGTGGTGGTGCAACTAAGGAAATGGTGACCGAAGCTTTTAAGCTGATTCTTAGCGACTCAAGTGTCAAAGGCATTTTAGTCAATATTTTTGGCGGCATTATGCGCTGCGATGTAATTGCCGGGGGTATTATTGAAGCGGCCAAGGAACTCTCGATTAAAGTTCCACTGGTAGTGCGCCTCAAGGGTACAAACGTTGATATTGGCAAAAAAATGCTTGCTGATTCAGGATTAAAAATCATTCCAGCTGACGATATGGCGGATGCGGCAAAGAAGATTGTTGCTGAGGTTGCGAAAGGATAA
- the mdh gene encoding malate dehydrogenase: MKTRRKIALIGAGNIGGTLALFALERGLGDVVMFDVADGVAAGKALDLTHAAPVLGTSVAVKGTTDYKDIEGADVVIITAGIPRKPGMSRDDLIATNAGIMKTVAQGVKQYAANAFVIVVSNPLDVMVTLCQKETGFPHERVVGMAGVLDSARYRAHIAEELKISPTSVSAFVLGGHGDDMVPIRSYTTVNGVPVAQLIPGDRLDAIEKRVRGSGGEVVALLKTGSAFYSPAISAIEMAESYLFDQKKVIPCAAYLRGEYGFKDLYMGVPTIIGAKGVEKVVEIEMTEKEKQELAVSASHVRDLVASLNK; this comes from the coding sequence ATGAAAACACGTCGTAAAATTGCCCTGATCGGTGCTGGAAATATTGGTGGAACACTTGCTTTATTTGCCCTCGAGCGTGGACTTGGGGACGTTGTGATGTTTGACGTTGCCGATGGAGTTGCCGCCGGGAAAGCGCTCGATCTCACGCATGCAGCACCAGTGCTTGGCACTTCTGTAGCAGTCAAAGGCACCACAGATTATAAAGATATCGAAGGCGCAGACGTCGTGATCATTACAGCGGGAATTCCACGTAAGCCTGGAATGAGCCGCGATGATTTAATTGCGACAAATGCGGGCATCATGAAAACCGTAGCGCAAGGCGTTAAACAATACGCCGCTAACGCTTTTGTAATTGTTGTCTCTAACCCGCTAGACGTGATGGTAACTCTTTGCCAAAAGGAAACTGGCTTCCCACATGAGCGCGTTGTGGGTATGGCTGGCGTTCTTGATTCAGCGCGTTATCGTGCGCATATTGCCGAAGAATTAAAAATTTCTCCGACATCGGTTTCAGCTTTCGTGCTTGGCGGACATGGCGATGATATGGTGCCGATCCGATCCTACACTACTGTTAATGGCGTTCCAGTTGCGCAGCTGATTCCTGGAGATCGTCTCGATGCTATCGAGAAACGCGTGCGTGGATCGGGTGGCGAAGTTGTAGCGCTACTCAAGACTGGCTCAGCCTTCTACTCGCCAGCAATTTCAGCGATCGAAATGGCCGAGAGCTATCTTTTCGACCAAAAGAAAGTGATCCCTTGCGCAGCTTATCTCCGTGGCGAATACGGGTTTAAGGATCTCTACATGGGCGTTCCCACAATTATCGGCGCGAAGGGCGTAGAGAAAGTCGTTGAAATCGAAATGACTGAAAAAGAAAAGCAAGAACTAGCTGTGAGCGCCTCGCATGTGCGTGATCTTGTAGCAAGTTTAAATAAGTAA
- a CDS encoding heavy-metal-associated domain-containing protein, with translation MKHKIILTTCLLFLGATQALAETIEVGVNGMVCSFCSQGLTKTFSDMPQVSKVEVSLEKKNMHLEIKDGQTLSDEQIKKYVTDAGYEVDSIARTTKAAPNSK, from the coding sequence ATGAAACACAAAATAATTCTTACCACATGTTTATTGTTTTTAGGCGCTACTCAAGCTTTGGCCGAGACAATTGAGGTCGGCGTCAATGGCATGGTCTGCTCATTTTGCTCGCAAGGACTGACCAAGACATTCTCTGATATGCCCCAAGTTTCTAAAGTTGAAGTCAGTTTAGAAAAGAAGAATATGCACCTTGAAATCAAAGACGGTCAGACGCTTTCCGATGAGCAAATTAAAAAATATGTCACAGACGCAGGGTACGAGGTGGATTCAATTGCTCGGACAACAAAAGCTGCGCCTAATAGTAAGTAA